A segment of the Ammospiza nelsoni isolate bAmmNel1 chromosome 9, bAmmNel1.pri, whole genome shotgun sequence genome:
aaaatgcagaaatttacAATTAGCACACCCCAAAtacaacagaggaaaaaatttaGTGGAAGATCACAAAAAAAATGGTGTTGAGCAAATTCCCATCTCCACCTTCTGGAGGACCTGCTGGAGTTGTTTCAGAGGTGCATCCAGGGCCTTGCAGTCTGTTCATGTGAGGAACATGTGAGAGTTCCTGCAGACAGACAGCCCTGAGAAGAGCTGCTGAGAATGGTCAGTAATATGATTTGCCTTCTCATTACAAAGGAGAAAACCCTGCTGTGATCTCTGTACTGTGCATGAAAACCAGGCTTCAAAGACTAGGGAACACTAGAAAAATCTAGTAATGCTAAAGttagaaatttctttcttcctgagcagctttcccagaaaaagtaaaatcttAAGACCATAAATATAAtcaattttattaaataataaaagtacATCAAATATTTGTATATTCTCCAATTAATAAGTCCCAGTCAAACAGAAAACTAATTGCAGTTTGATCATTTGCTGATGATCAGAGGTGGGTATTGCTTACCCTGGCACTGTGACAAGCAGTAATAACCTGAATTTGATACAACTCTGCTTAACAGTTGGAAAATAAGCTTTAAAAGTTCTGTTTGTTAGAAAACTGCAAACCTGTAAATAGATTTAACCCACTTCTCTCAAATTGTTCTCAGTGGTATGTGTTGTGACTTTAAATTGCTTAGGCTTTGTTCCTGCCCATCTTGTTGGCTGGAACTCTCAATCTTATTGTGACCTAGTTTTCCCCACCTATAAACTCAGGTGTAGGGCTTAATTTTCTCCAGCAGATGTACTTTCACTTGGCTGAGCCTTGCTTTTTGTCAGACAGGAAAGAGCAAAACAACGTTTGATTAATTTTCTCCTGCTTtgcaaaaaatgcaattttgtcAAGAATGGTGCAAGACTGGAACTTATGTTTTACATTTCTCATCAGCCTCTGAATTACCTTGAAGTTACGTAGGGAAATTAATAGCAGATCCAATGAATTTGCATGAAGGTTCCAAGTGGAATGAATGTTACTTGGCACCAGATCTTAGGAGCTTGCCCTGTGATTTCTAGAGAATGGAGTGACTTTCAGTCAGTTCTTTGTGGACTGAAAGTTGCATCCAGATCACCGCTTGCATTTCTGACGCCAATGTACACAGCAACTTTGCAACTTTGATTTCATTTATCTCTCCTTCCAAACCAAATAAGCAAACTTCTGAAAACTGGACCTACTTCAAGGGAGTACATTCTTAGTGCTTTAGGATTTATTGGTAGTGTCTTACTAAATTGTGACATTGCTAAATGTGTGATACATTAAAGTAGTATAATAATTGTCATGTGGCATTTGAAGGTAAAACTGATCTGCCCTTTGTGCATTTCcttagtttttaattttccattttatagCAGTTCTGGATAATAAGAAATTACATGGAAGAGAACTAGAGCTATGAATGCactccttaaaataaaaattttagtgTGGAAAATATGCTCAGTTACATTTTACTGGCACATAAATCAGAAATTGTACCACCAAAGTGTGCATGCTTATTATTGCATGTTAACACAGAAATCCTTATATACCATCTTGTCTTTTTTATTAATCTCGAATTTGCTGGGAAAACCGTTTGGTTATAATTTCATCATACTCAAGagctataattttttttttaacttaaaaaaataatttccctcctgccctgtgtgctgggctcagaactggggctgctgggtgtccctgttTCTGTACACGTGCCGTGGGCCCTCAGTGCAGCCTGCGGTGGCGGAACCTGCCGGCCTTATCTTTGGCCGCGTTGGCGCAGGCGTTGTGCTTGTTCTGCTGCAGGTGGTTCCAGTATTTGATCAGCTCGCTGGGTTGGAACTGATGGGAGGTAATTAGGTGGCTGTATTTACAGCTGGAGTAAGAAACTCGCCAGTGATTGAAGACAAACTCGTTGGGTGGGGGCATGGGGTCAATCCGCAGCTTGGCGAGACAGATCCCCACGTACACGTCCTCTAAGTGTAAACGTCTGATGCTTAAggagaccttaaagatctttTCTGCTAAGTCTCCAGAAAAAACATAACCAGTTCCAGAGCAAAATACAGGGTAACGTTCACTTGGATACAAATCAGGTGGCATATACCACTTGCTATCCTTGTTCCTATTAGGTGCATAACCTCTCATTAAATAACCTGTAAAATACTTGTGCCTTGGAGGAAGTTCTGGTTTCAGAAGCTTGTGTATTAAATACTCAGTATTGACAAACATATCACTATCAGTTTTCATAACATACGGAACATGTGGACAGTAGGTTGCAACCCAGTTCATTCCCATCAGAGTTTTTATAGTTAAATTATAGTAGGTGTCAAAGTATTCTTGTTGAATGATGTCGTGGTACTGTCTGCTTTCCTCAAGGATGGTTCTCTGGAGGTATCCATCTACCTTGGTGCTTAAGCCCAACAAAAAAATCCGCACAATTTGGATGCCAGGTGTCAGGCTCTCATTGCCCCAGGTCTGTCGAATTGCTTGTCTGGCCTCCACctggcctggctctgcagctaTGAGCAGTATTAgaaaaggggttttttcctggCACTTGCCAGGCTCGTTGATGATGTATCTGAAATGATAGGAAGTTGGGTGCCCAGTGCCTTTCTCGTTGTAAATACTCCCATTGGCACTGAGGGTGTTTTCCAAACCGGTGACTCCCTGTGGGGACAGATCCGTGTTGTTGGGGTTGGTGACTGTCGGGGGCCGCAGTGTCTGAGGCACAGCATCTCTCCACACGTTCCTTAGAGAGCTGTGGTTGGTCTCACTTTTTGTAGATCTGAATCCTCGGATGGTGTAAGACATGGGGTTTTCTCTGAATCCAGCTTTGCCTGGCAGCCAGTCGTGGTGGTTAAAGAACAGAAACATGGCAAAAAGAAACACCAGAGAGACCAGGCCGATGAGATGGGTGCGAAACAGAGACCTTTTGGTATTCCAGGTCATCTTTGCCAAGCAGCAGTGCCGTCTTCTCCACTGCAGCATGTTGTAAGGATCCAGTGATGGGATGTGAGACAATGCTCaaggaaaaggcttttccaATTGGTTTAGAATCCACTGCTATTCTTTGGTATTCATTTTCCTTTGAGTTGAGCAATCGTCTGCAAATGGCTCGCtctgcaaagaataaaaaaaaatcagacatcTTTCATTTTACACACTTGTAATAGAAATGGTTACAAATAGAAACTAGATATAAAATTGAGttaaatttactttttcaaAGAACAGCCCATGTCAATGGAAATAAGATTTGACTGAGGCTAAAAGCCAACCTTGTTTTATGATTTAACTTGATTTGttagcttttaaaaatgctttttgcttGGTAAAAGTTTCAACAAACGTTCTGGATACCAAAGATAAagaggcaaaaagaaaatggatcATATTAGCAGGAAAAAGTGTGAAGCAGATGTAAATAGCTTCATATCCATGGCTGTGAAATCCTTGTAGGGTGTTTGAGAAGGACTGAATGAGAAAGCCTTGCTGGCAGATGGAAGGTTTAATGGCATTAATTAAAATTGATTTGACATGCAGAGGCTGGGATGGCTGACAGTTTTCCAGCCCTTTTTGCAGACCGGCGTGCCTGGTGGTGGGACAGACGGCGATGGCAGAGCTGTGTTAGTCGCAGGACACTCCCTGGCGCGGCTCCACCAGCCCCACTGTGCAAGGAAGGGCACTGAGAAGATGCACCTGTCAAAATTCATTTTCAGGGTCCAGTAAGCTCACTGCACAGCCCTCAGATGCTAGTGCAGGATGACATTCCTGGTCACTTCTCAGGCACCTTTCACCTTCTACTCTGCATTGGAGAAAACATTGGATGGAGCACTGTGCTGTGGTGCCAGCCTCAGAGGCAGCTGAGTTAAAATTAAGTCTTGATGTTGAGTAGACAGAGATCTTGGGTAGTGATCATGTTAACAGGAAATAAAACTGTTCAGGACTAAGTTTCTGGCCAACAATCTGATGATCATGAtattgggttgggttttttccccctctataAAAGTATATGTAAGTACTGCACATAGTAGTTGGAAATTTCAAGTATTCTGACCAGCAGCTGTAGCTGTAGGAAAAAGTGCCAAAGTAGTCTGTGCTTCATTTTCTCTTAAATTTTTGTTCATATTCAGCAGTAGAGTCAATATGGCAGCTTCATGATGCTGCATATTAAAAGCTGATCACATCATCTCGTAAATGAACTTTCACTGTACAATAGCAATTCGTTTGTGATTTTCAATTTGCTCTAATTTATTCCTGGGCCCTAGGGTCTTGTATAGGAAAAAAGGATGACAGTCCATAGAAAATGCTGTTCCTAATAGAAATATGCGATTTATTAATTGCTTCGCTATCTTCTTAAACCAATATTTGGAATAATTTGTGCATTTAAAAACCAAGTGATATGTTACATGGGAAATTACAGAGTTTAACGCCCTAAGGGAGTAATTTGAGATGTGAATCGAATAATAGGGTATTAAGCTGTACGTGTGTGATGCAACATTGAGTTGCCCTGTTCACCAAAGGGAATATTTGTGTTTCGGAAGGGTGGGGGAGAGGGGTTCTCCTGATGTTTATTTTACTCACTGCCGGGATCTTTACCGTCACCCTCCGGATGAGCGGGAGCCGCCTCTCGGCCCGCCGCCGGCCCGTGACCCCGCCAGGGGGCGACGCTGCGCGCCCGTGTGACGCGGGACGGCGCGCCGGGGTCCTGCGGGAGCGCCCGAAAGGCCCAGGGCGCTCCGGCGGCCTTCGTGCCTTTGGctttaaaatctgattttcttaTTTAGCTATTCGGGGCTGATGCCGCTTCCCGGAGACTCAGGTGTGCCTATAAAAATCATAAACCCTTGTGTCTAAACTAGTACAGGAATTAACCTGACACTCCATGCTTGTGCTGCTTTTACCTGAATATTGTTtttatgtaaaagaaaataagctcCAAACGTATGCTACTCGTGTTTATGTGACCATTTGcacctgcttttccctgctggagAAACAGAAGCTTCCCCTCAGAACTCGTAATTGTTAGTTTGTCTGCAGTGTGCAGTGAGTTGTAGATGAACGCTCAGCTATTGGGGAATATCTCTGTAATAAGCAAACAGAAATGTTACTTCAAAGGATAGCCCCGATGTCACGGCAGTTCATTGTTTGATTGGAGGGCAGCAGTGGGAATGTTTGGTTAATTATTGTTCCATTGCATGCCTTCACAGtttaggaagaaaatcaaaCCCAGAATTTCTCCACTGTGGAGTAGCAGCTAGAACTCAGATTAATTTTGTCACACTGAATTGTTCCACTTATAAAAACTACAGTCATTAGATGGAAATACTTCAGCAAAAAGTGCACTGCATTACTAATCTTTGTTTAATCTGAGGCAGTGTTTTGATGAGCACCTACTTGGGTAAGGCAACAGGCAAAAGTGAGAATCTTAagttatataaatatttgtgtaaACTGGCAGGGGTTTGCAGGTTCTGTGTTTCCCTGATGCACTGatgtcccagcacaggcacttgCAATGGCCGAATCCTTTCTTTATTAGGCTGCATGCTTACATAATGCATATGAAAATAAGTTTTACATGAGGGACAGATCTAGAATCAGAAGACATTTTAAGAAAGTCATATTTCcttgatattttttaatgtagttgTTTGATTTTTCAAGGTAGGAGTGCCTTAGAAAATCTGTCTCTGTTTGCCCTTTAAAAAGGCATTTCATGAATAGGGAAAGCACCCACATTTGTGTTTCAGCTTTATAGAGCTATTGACTGGAAAAACCCAAATAACGTGGGctcattttctttccagttgtgtgtaaaacatttcaaaatatacAGTGAGGTGTTAAGCATTGAAAATACAGCAACAACAATGGCACCTTTGAAAAAAATACTACATGCTAGGGTgtcttgtttaaaaacaatgTCTAAAACTCTTAATAGATATTAAACCCACCATCTAGttctataataaaaatattattttctcttatttaatTAGGGTTGGAGCATTAGGTTTTTTTGCTCAAATACTTAAAATTCCATTTGACAGAATGGTTATGAGTAGGCACCAACTATTGACAGTAGATAAGAAAACCGAAGTACAGCAGAGGGTCTCTAGAACACTCACCTTGTCCTCGGGGAGTGTGTTGTAGCATGTAACTGCATTCTGGAGATGTTATTTGTGGTAATGCTGCTTCATTTTTGGCACCTGGCAGTGCAGTCACTGATGCATTATCAAATGCCAAATACATAAACTGTGAATGCCTcttgaatttttatttgtggtctgtgctctgctggtgtTTTGGTTCCTGGTACTTGCAGTTCTGCTCTATAATTACAGCTTTGAAAATTGAAGCATTCGACTTCCTATTCACACGTCTTGGATTTTCATATTTTGATTAGCTGTGTGGGCAAACTCTTAAATTAGAGGGAAGAGTTCAAAAGGCAGCCAGAGTCTGTGTTCTGATGAACAGCAGTTGCATATTGGGCCTCATTTAATGTGCCTGGCTTCCCTTACGAGCTCCATTAATCTTCTGCACAAAACAGTATTTGGGATAAGGTTTGATGTGCAGCTTTTTAAATGCCTGATACCAATGCCTTACATTAACCAGGTGTGCTTCTCCTGGAGTGTTGCCTTAAGatacattttttgttgttgttttaaaagTTCTCTCAAGTGACTTTATATTCTAAATGTCTTAAAACTGATTTGAAACCGGTGTCTGATGTATGCTGCATCCCTTGCTTTGTGAACTCCTTCCAGCTGCAgttgttttgtttcatgttgGCATTGCCTTGGGCAAAGAAAGCACATTTATATTGACATATAATGATTTATTATGCCTTATTGGAAGATTCTGCAGATAAGCACTTTCTTTATGTAGTGTACTGAATTGCTATAGATTTAGGTCTTaaatttttattgcaaataCTTACCTTTTCTTTTGTCACTAGTGACAAAGTATTTAAATTTCAACAAAAAATAGGAATGAATGGCAATTAGATGGAATGTCATTTTACAATCCAAGTTAAACAGTCAGTGTTTTCATATTAAACAGAAATTGCAGTGATGGCAGGAGATAAGTTACGTGCTTACCATTTTGAGTGTGTAGTCTTTGAAGGTTTCCTTTTGGGATGTCAGGGAGGCTGATGTTACTTGTAAATCGTGGTGCCTGATTGCACTGCTGATGGTTTAAATCATGCCCAGTCTTTTGCACGCTCCCAATTTCTGCTTGGCTGCTAGTGCCCTTGTGACATTTTGCTTGTGTTTGGGGGGCAGAAAAGCAGGTGTAAAAAGGGCTGAGGGGACTTGTAAGATAATGTCTTTTGACTGTGTGGTCTGTTTTGATGGTTCAGTGCTCTCGATATGTCACATTATGGCCATTTTACCATGCTTTAAGATTACTTCAGATTAGGATTAATTCTGACCTAGTTCGAGAGGATTTCTAACTGGTTTTTCTGTATTGGAGGGGTTtgagtttttaatttctcagttaAAAGCAATCATTACGGGAACTCCATTATCCCTTTAATCCTtcctctccagccacagcagccttggCAGACTGTGAGCACCGCATTTAGCCAGTGGAAGGGAGTGACATTGTGCTGGGGGAGAGCAAAACCTGCTAGAATTctttctccctgctctgagaCGCTGTTATCTCAGGGCTCTGCAAATTAGGAGCGATCATTATCTGCAATGGTCGAAAAGGTAACAGACAAGCGAATGAACATCACACACAAGGGTTTGACATACCTTCCTTGGTCAGGCCATTTATGGTGCAGGATTATACCCACAGAAAATAGTTTGGGCACGCCATCACTTCAGCAAAAAAGATGCTCTCGACCATGCGCacatcccccagcagcagcagcagccctgcttcCTGCGCCCGCCGCGCTCGGGATCCGCtctgtccatctgtctgtccGTGGCCGTGTTACCTTCCCGGCTGGCCGGCGGCGTCCTTGGCTCGGGGCTCGCTGTTCATGCTGCACACAAAGGACGGGAGCCGGGGCTGCTCTCACAGCCGCTGCCTCGCGGCTCGGACAATGcggggctgtgctctgctctccccaggaTCCATATTCCTGCTGGAAATGTTCGCGGGGAGCGCCTCACTTGGCTTCGGTAATAGGatctccctctgctccttccttcatTGTTGCTAGGCAGTAATAGAAATGGTTTGGAGTTGTTTTAACCCGGAATCGCGGTGTATAAAATCCATTCCGTAGTTCTcgagctgctgcacagggcaggcagcagtTTAAATGTGGGCTTTGACAGATGCTGTCTTCTGACAGAGCAGAATTTAACGTCACTGCTTGGCTGAGTCCCACGTGATTGTTTGCATTCATTTTGACTCAACCCGAAGGCAGACAGGAAGCTTTACAGGCTCCTGCTCTTATTTGATAAATGATACGTACTCAGTTCGTGCACACTGATAGGTGAATAGTATCAAAATTGTATGTTCATTAAGTGGAAAATTGAGGGTTTTTACAGATTGTTTTCACTTTCCCTTGACCGTGCAACTTAGATTCTCTAGGAGATTTTTAATGCTAGATGTTTTAGTCCCATATTCCAAAAGCTGTTCTGCAGTGCAAGGGAATTAAAAGCCTTTAAATGCTGAAGCTTGATTTAACCCATTTGTCTCTCTGGGAGTACAAATGGTCTGTGCCTTCACGccaaagaaaagacagaagtgCCTTTCTTTGCTCATGTTTCCTTTACACATTCTTACTctttaaaagctgctttttgttATCTGAGGTTATTCAGTTGGGCTGATCAACACTGATTTATAAGCACATGCTGTTaagctgcctctctgctgttAATAGCTTTCTGCTATGGTCTGGCATTGCAAAGTCAGGGGCACTTCATTTCAATTATTGATGAACCTAAAATGTCTTTTGTCTGTTACAGACATACCATTGTCataaaatttatctttttgGTCCTAAGGAAACCTGTGTTACTTTCATTTCTCTCCTTTCAGTGACTGACCCTTCTGTGCTGAAGCATCTTATTATATTTactatataaataaaataccaTAATACCTGAGAAAACAGAGACCTAGCAGCATACTTACCCAGGTATTTATTAGTCACTCTGTTTGCCCACTCAGTTTTGAAAAGCTAATGACTGGCTCTTTAGAGCTTTTTTTTACAAGGAGTTAAGAAACTGTGACTTATCTGGTGTGTCTGATTCGTAGTGGTGGGGGTGGGCACGTCCCTTACTGGGAAATAAGGCTTCCCCAGGCAGTCAGTGTGTTTTATTATTCTAGATGCATAATATGATAGTTTACTAGAAACATAATCAGATTTAGATCCTCCTAACTAAATAATCTATGTACACTAACTTTCTCTATTAATTTAGTCTTGTTTGTAATGCATGAGTTTCTGAACCTCATAAACATTTCCGCAAATCCTTTGATCCTATCTGAGGACATTTTAGGATCGTGAGCATATTTCCTAAATagtaattataaatattaagTGTGTATCAGTAAAGACTTTCTATTTCCTCCAGTCTAAACAAATCAGTGTTTAAAAAGTGGAGGGGAGGGGTCATTTTGGAGGTAGAGCATGAGAAGAGGGCTGTGTCCAGCACCACTTACTGCTCTGGGACCTTGATGAATAATTGAGAATCAGTGCATTGAGATGTTCCATATGTGCCCAGGTGACTCCATTTCCTAGCTAGACACACAAAGCttttgtgctgccctgtgtAATATCCAGAATTTGGTGTAGTCTGTTGCTGGAGCACACAAACATGTGAGAGCATGGCCAGGAGTCCTCCCAGTTTGCTGCACTCTGGGCTATGGGTAGGAAACCAGGTGGGTTATCCATGTGGTCAGTGCATccaggcagaaggaaggaatgcTTTGGTCAAACACTAACATGTAAATCTGCCTCTGAGTTTCCAATTTTCAGACAAGACTAATTTCCCTTGTATTTGGAAATGAGTTCAGATCTCAACAGAATGGTTATTAAAATCTGTGCTGTTTCAACTTAATGTATTTGCTACTGTTTCACTGTACCTGGTTCCTAAAGCTTGGGACCTATTGGAAGGGGGAGAgctgttttctatttttctataAATGCTCATTAGTAAATATTAAAGGTACAAAAATCCCAAGGGCTGTTTTTCTAAAGAGAATCCTTTTTCAAGTAAATTTAGAAGGGAACAGACATCAGCTCTGGCTTTTAATTAAATGGCCATATCCCTTGTGTGTAGCCTGTAAAGTTCAGGCAGAGCTGTTGTCTGTTGGTAGATATGTGTAAAAATTGTCATCTTGCCTTGTGAACAAATTGAGTATTGAATTCTTAAATCTTAATGACCAATTTCTTTTGTTCAttctctatattttttttcaaataaagtaTGAGCAGTTCTTTGCTCACCTTATAGAGAAGTAAGAAAAAAACTTTGATTTTTGTACTGCTTTCCATCTGACTGATTCAGCTTTTGAGTCAAAGTTTTGGGaacaatttccttttcttttatagCACTTTGTTCCTTGCTGCTTTCCTAGGATACCGTGCATTTGTGGGTATTTCAGGAGGGCAGGTCTTGCTCTGGACTG
Coding sequences within it:
- the B3GALT2 gene encoding beta-1,3-galactosyltransferase 2, which codes for MLQWRRRHCCLAKMTWNTKRSLFRTHLIGLVSLVFLFAMFLFFNHHDWLPGKAGFRENPMSYTIRGFRSTKSETNHSSLRNVWRDAVPQTLRPPTVTNPNNTDLSPQGVTGLENTLSANGSIYNEKGTGHPTSYHFRYIINEPGKCQEKTPFLILLIAAEPGQVEARQAIRQTWGNESLTPGIQIVRIFLLGLSTKVDGYLQRTILEESRQYHDIIQQEYFDTYYNLTIKTLMGMNWVATYCPHVPYVMKTDSDMFVNTEYLIHKLLKPELPPRHKYFTGYLMRGYAPNRNKDSKWYMPPDLYPSERYPVFCSGTGYVFSGDLAEKIFKVSLSIRRLHLEDVYVGICLAKLRIDPMPPPNEFVFNHWRVSYSSCKYSHLITSHQFQPSELIKYWNHLQQNKHNACANAAKDKAGRFRHRRLH